A stretch of Dysidea avara chromosome 5, odDysAvar1.4, whole genome shotgun sequence DNA encodes these proteins:
- the LOC136257054 gene encoding uncharacterized protein, with amino-acid sequence MLHRRPAPAQRPCHEPLWIRLICFPPSNLEQICIQLSASSGAFPTNLLRARWISQIIAGSITLSLAAGISRTSSRHSSFVASTQCSSCSIVSSQRSCGLISQTEFDGGGTEQEHLVFGVNWCHLMDWSNLRNLIGWRHSTGLMEWRHWMDWRQDSMGWRYWMDGLETRLNGLETLDRLETTDTLETLDRLETTDTLETLDRLETTDTLETLDRLETTDTLETLDRLETTDTLETLDRLETTDTLETLDRLETTDTLETLDRLETTDTLETIDSLKLLDVDLLF; translated from the exons ATGTTACATCGGAGACCGGCACCAGCACAACGACCCTGCCATGAACCACTTTGGATCCGGTTAATCTGTTTTCCACCGTCAAACTTGGAACAGATATGCATccaactctctgcaag TTCTGGAGCTTTTCCTACCAACCTACTGAGGGCTCGTTGGATATCACAGATCATTGCTGGATCAATAACACTCTCCTTGGCTGCTGGAATATCGCGTACTTCTTCAAGGCATTCATCATTTGTGGCATCTACCCAGTGCTCTTCATGCTCTATAGTCAGCTCACAGAGATCTTGTGGACTTATATCACAGACGGAGTTTGATGGAGGAGGAACAGAACAG GAACACTTGGTGTTTGGGGTGAATTGGTGCCACTTGATGGACTGGAGCAACCTGAGAAACTTGATAGGCTGGAGACACTCAACAGGCTTGATGGAGTGGAGACACTGGATGGACTGGAGACAAGACTCAATGGGCTGGAGATACTGGATGGATGGACTGGAGACAAGACTCAATGGGCTGGAGACACTCGACAGGCTGGAAACAACTGACACGCTGGAGACACTCGACAGGCTGGAAACAACTGACACGCTGGAGACACTCGACAGGCTGGAAACAACTGACACGCTGGAGACACTCGACAGGCTGGAAACAACTGACACGCTGGAGACACTCGACAGGCTGGAAACAACTGATACACTGGAGACACTCGACAGGCTGGAAACAACTGACACGCTGGAGACACTCGACAGGCTGGAAACAACTGATACACTGGAGACACTCGACAGGCTGGAAACAACTGATACACTGGAGACAATTGACTCGCTGAAGCTACTTGATGTTGACTTACTCTTTTGA